One stretch of Rhodospirillaceae bacterium DNA includes these proteins:
- a CDS encoding IclR family transcriptional regulator — translation MAGPFEGLPLRDIARAVNLAPTTAFTLLESLADLRLVEKIRGERRYRLGVRLLQLGRKVEARLDIIMLARPSLIRLCQQTGEMVNLLVPSVTSMIVAESLKGNVVLKTTALKGRDLPMHGTASGKCFLAFSTIDVRAAIFETLNLTKMTSRTISDLKRLEKELREIRRQGYATEEDEFTPDTVAIALPLIDSLGRIQATLSIHGSSARISAARKPALLEALRSEARRIEALLL, via the coding sequence TTGGCGGGACCCTTCGAGGGATTGCCGCTGCGCGACATCGCCCGGGCGGTGAATCTGGCGCCCACCACCGCCTTCACCCTCCTCGAAAGCCTCGCCGACCTCCGGCTGGTGGAGAAGATCCGGGGCGAGCGCCGCTACCGGCTGGGGGTCCGGCTGCTGCAACTCGGGCGCAAGGTCGAGGCAAGGCTCGACATCATCATGCTGGCGCGCCCCTCGCTCATCCGCCTCTGCCAGCAGACCGGGGAGATGGTCAATCTGCTGGTCCCCTCCGTCACCTCGATGATCGTGGCCGAGAGTCTCAAGGGCAATGTCGTGCTGAAGACGACGGCGCTCAAAGGCCGCGACCTGCCCATGCATGGCACGGCATCGGGGAAATGCTTCCTCGCCTTTTCGACGATCGATGTGCGGGCGGCCATTTTCGAGACGCTCAACCTCACCAAGATGACGTCGCGCACGATCAGCGATCTGAAGCGGCTGGAGAAGGAGCTCAGGGAGATCCGCCGCCAGGGCTATGCAACCGAGGAGGATGAGTTCACGCCGGACACGGTGGCGATCGCCTTGCCGCTCATTGATTCGCTGGGCCGCATCCAGGCAACGCTCAGCATCCATGGTTCATCGGCGCGGATCAGCGCGGCGCGCAAGCCGGCTTTGCTGGAAGCGTTGCGCAGCGAGGCACGGCGGATCGAGGCACTGCTGCTATAG
- a CDS encoding aminopeptidase P family protein translates to MPLHFDRSELAARRAILRRRLAAENLDGLLIFRQESMYYLTGYDTFGYVFFQCLYIGADGEMFLLTRKPDLLQAQLTSDIETIHIWKDEAGADPASDLKRLLRKGKHLGIELDAYGLTAQNGFRLKEVLDGFCTLTDASRLVTEQRLIKSPAEIAYVRRAAELADDALDEAHRLTKPGADEGDILAAMQGAVFKGGGDYPGNEFIIGSGPQALLVRYASGRRKLDAQDQLTLEFAGVYRHYHACLMRTILLGEVSQRQRDMHLAAVEAMAACIEAIKPRRTFGDVFAAHVRSVDKSGFADCRLNACGYSLGTTFSPNWMDWPMLYANNPVELQPGIVLFLHMILVDGARGLAMNPGQTVLVTEDGCEILSRHGLDLVVK, encoded by the coding sequence ATGCCGCTCCATTTCGACCGATCCGAACTCGCTGCCCGCCGCGCCATCCTGCGCCGCCGATTGGCCGCCGAAAATCTCGACGGCCTGCTGATCTTCCGCCAGGAAAGCATGTACTACCTCACCGGCTACGACACGTTCGGCTACGTCTTTTTTCAATGTCTCTACATCGGCGCCGACGGTGAAATGTTCCTCCTCACCCGGAAGCCCGACCTGCTGCAGGCGCAGCTCACCTCCGACATCGAGACCATTCACATCTGGAAGGATGAAGCGGGCGCCGATCCGGCAAGTGACCTGAAACGCCTGCTGCGCAAGGGCAAACATCTCGGCATCGAACTCGATGCCTACGGCCTCACCGCGCAGAACGGATTCCGGTTGAAGGAGGTCCTCGATGGATTCTGCACCCTCACCGATGCGTCGCGCCTGGTGACGGAACAACGGTTGATCAAGAGTCCGGCGGAGATTGCCTATGTTCGCCGCGCCGCCGAGCTCGCCGACGATGCGCTCGATGAAGCGCATCGCCTGACGAAACCCGGCGCCGACGAAGGTGATATCCTGGCGGCGATGCAGGGTGCTGTGTTCAAGGGCGGCGGTGATTACCCCGGCAATGAGTTCATCATCGGTTCAGGCCCGCAGGCACTGCTCGTGCGCTACGCGTCTGGCCGGCGCAAGCTCGACGCCCAGGATCAACTGACCCTCGAATTCGCCGGCGTCTACCGCCACTATCACGCCTGCCTGATGCGCACGATCCTGTTGGGCGAGGTCAGCCAGCGGCAGCGCGACATGCACTTGGCGGCGGTGGAGGCGATGGCGGCCTGCATCGAGGCGATCAAACCTCGCCGCACCTTCGGCGATGTCTTCGCCGCCCATGTGAGGAGTGTGGACAAATCGGGCTTCGCCGATTGCAGGCTCAATGCTTGCGGCTACAGCCTGGGTACGACATTCTCCCCCAATTGGATGGACTGGCCGATGCTCTATGCCAACAACCCGGTGGAACTCCAACCGGGCATCGTGCTCTTCCTCCATATGATCCTGGTCGACGGCGCGCGCGGTCTTGCCATGAATCCGGGCCAGACCGTGCTGGTGACGGAAGATGGTTGCGAGATTCTGTCGCGCCACGGCCTGGATCTGGTGGTGAAATAA
- a CDS encoding hydantoinase B/oxoprolinase family protein: MSNWQFWIDRGGTFTDIVAKAPDGKLITHKLLSENPERYRDAAMAGIRAILSLGADDALPASVGAIKMGTTVATNALLERKGEAVVLAVTRGFKDALRIAYQNRPKIFARKIELPELLHRDVIEIEERVDTHGKVLTPLDISKARVDFQASYDKGYRTIAILLMHGFRYHTHEAALKELAQEIGFTQISVSHEVSPLMKLVSRGDTTVVDAYLSPILRRYVDQVAREIGNKTTRLMFMQSNGGLTDAGNFQGKDSILSGPAGGIVGAVETARQAGFDKIIGFDMGGTSTDVSHYNGQFERTYEAQVAGVRMRAPMMLIHTVAAGGGSILHFDGSRFRVGPDSAGANPGPASYRRNGPLAVTDCNVMMGRLNPDFFPKVFGPNGDQPLDRNVVVEKFTKLAAEISKAIGQERRAEDVAEGFLDIAIANMANAIKEISIQRGYDVSKYALACFGGAGGQHACRVADALGMTRIFLHPLAGVLSAYGMGLADMRAIRHKTIEAALDQHLVTALAVELDAMAEAARSDIAAQGIDPENIHTLLQVHLKYAGTDSALITNFGTALEIQAGFEESHRQRYGFIVPHKKLIVDSISVEAIGKTEQVEDALLPAGTRDAAPLASVPFWAQGKPLTAPVYDRASLRPGQQIDGPAIILEPISTNIVEPGWRAVLNDRGHLVMERYIVAVRTHAIGTSVDPVMLEIFNNLFMSIAEQMGSTLEKTSHSVNIKERLDFSCALFDGQGHLIANAPHMPVHLGSMGESVESVIRAHRTPTGTDMQPGDVYVLNAPYNGGTHLPDITVVTPVFDEAAKDILFYVASRGHHADIGGLTPGSMPPYSRTVEEEGVLIDNVKLVDRGILLEAEMRQLLGSGKYPARNIDQNIADLGAQVAANEKGVQELHRMVGQFTLPVVQAYMGHVKDNAAEQVRRVLDRLTDGSFAYDMDDGAVIKVSVTVDRKARRAKIDFTGTSDQLGTNFNAPAAVAKAAVLYVFRTLIDDDIPMNQGCLEPLDIVIPDGSMLKPKYPAAVVAGNVETSQCITDALYGAMGVMAAAQGTMNNFTFGNARHQYYETISGGSGAGPDFNGTDAVQTHMTNSRLTDPEVLEFRFPVLLEDFHIRRGSGGRGQFRGGDGVVRRVRFLEQMTAGMLSGHRVVAPYGLKGGGEGQLGRNSVIRTDGRVEVLKGTDGAEMSPGDVFLVETPGGGGYGKG; this comes from the coding sequence ATGAGCAACTGGCAGTTCTGGATCGATCGCGGCGGGACCTTCACCGACATCGTGGCGAAGGCGCCGGATGGCAAGCTGATCACGCATAAGCTGCTGTCCGAGAATCCGGAACGCTACCGCGATGCCGCCATGGCGGGTATTCGCGCCATATTGAGCCTCGGTGCTGACGACGCGCTGCCGGCGAGCGTCGGCGCCATCAAGATGGGGACGACGGTTGCCACCAACGCGCTTCTAGAACGCAAGGGCGAAGCCGTGGTGCTGGCGGTGACCCGGGGCTTCAAGGACGCGCTCCGCATCGCCTATCAGAACCGGCCGAAGATCTTCGCGCGCAAGATCGAGCTGCCTGAACTGCTGCACCGGGATGTGATCGAGATCGAAGAACGAGTCGATACCCATGGCAAGGTGCTGACGCCGCTCGACATCTCCAAGGCGCGCGTGGATTTCCAGGCCTCTTATGACAAGGGCTACCGAACTATCGCGATCCTGCTGATGCATGGATTTCGCTATCACACCCATGAGGCGGCGCTGAAAGAATTGGCGCAGGAGATCGGCTTCACGCAGATATCGGTCAGCCACGAGGTATCGCCGCTGATGAAGCTGGTGAGCCGCGGCGATACCACGGTGGTCGATGCCTATCTGTCGCCGATCCTGCGGCGCTATGTCGACCAGGTGGCGCGCGAGATCGGCAACAAGACCACGCGGCTCATGTTTATGCAGTCGAATGGCGGCCTGACCGATGCTGGCAATTTCCAGGGCAAGGACAGCATCCTTTCCGGCCCCGCCGGCGGCATCGTCGGTGCGGTGGAAACAGCGCGCCAGGCCGGCTTCGACAAGATTATCGGCTTCGACATGGGCGGCACCTCGACCGATGTCTCGCATTACAACGGCCAGTTCGAACGCACCTATGAGGCGCAGGTGGCTGGTGTCCGCATGCGGGCACCGATGATGCTGATCCACACCGTCGCGGCCGGTGGTGGCTCGATCCTGCATTTCGATGGCAGCCGCTTCCGCGTCGGCCCCGATTCCGCCGGTGCCAATCCTGGCCCGGCGAGCTATCGCCGCAACGGACCGCTTGCCGTCACCGATTGCAATGTGATGATGGGCCGGCTCAACCCGGATTTCTTTCCGAAAGTCTTCGGCCCCAATGGTGATCAGCCACTCGACCGCAACGTGGTGGTCGAGAAGTTCACCAAGCTCGCCGCCGAGATTTCCAAGGCCATCGGCCAAGAGCGGCGCGCCGAAGACGTGGCGGAGGGCTTCCTCGACATCGCCATCGCCAATATGGCCAATGCGATCAAGGAAATTTCGATCCAGCGCGGTTATGACGTTTCCAAATATGCGCTGGCCTGTTTCGGCGGCGCCGGTGGTCAGCATGCCTGCCGGGTTGCCGACGCATTGGGCATGACGCGGATCTTCCTGCATCCCCTGGCCGGCGTACTCTCGGCCTATGGCATGGGCCTCGCCGACATGCGCGCCATCCGCCATAAGACCATTGAGGCCGCCCTCGACCAGCATCTGGTGACGGCGCTGGCCGTCGAACTGGATGCGATGGCGGAGGCGGCGCGCAGCGACATCGCCGCACAAGGCATCGATCCGGAGAACATCCACACTCTCCTCCAGGTGCATCTCAAATATGCCGGGACGGATTCCGCGCTCATCACCAATTTCGGCACGGCCTTGGAAATCCAGGCCGGCTTCGAGGAATCGCATCGCCAGCGTTACGGTTTCATCGTGCCGCACAAGAAGCTGATCGTGGATTCCATCTCGGTCGAGGCGATCGGCAAGACCGAGCAGGTCGAGGACGCTTTGCTCCCCGCCGGCACCAGGGACGCAGCGCCGCTGGCCAGCGTTCCGTTCTGGGCACAGGGCAAGCCGCTCACAGCACCCGTCTATGACCGCGCCAGTCTTCGTCCCGGCCAGCAGATCGATGGCCCGGCCATTATCCTCGAGCCGATCTCGACCAATATTGTGGAACCCGGCTGGCGCGCTGTGCTCAACGACCGCGGCCATCTCGTCATGGAGCGCTATATCGTCGCCGTGCGGACCCATGCCATCGGTACCTCGGTCGATCCGGTGATGCTGGAGATCTTCAACAATTTGTTCATGTCGATTGCCGAACAGATGGGCTCGACCCTGGAGAAGACCAGCCATTCGGTGAACATCAAGGAACGGCTCGACTTCTCCTGCGCCTTGTTCGACGGGCAAGGCCACCTCATCGCCAACGCGCCGCACATGCCGGTGCATCTGGGTTCGATGGGCGAGAGCGTCGAGAGCGTCATCCGCGCGCACAGGACGCCAACCGGCACCGATATGCAGCCCGGCGATGTCTATGTCTTGAACGCGCCCTATAACGGCGGCACGCATCTGCCCGACATCACGGTGGTGACGCCGGTTTTCGACGAGGCCGCGAAAGACATCCTCTTTTATGTGGCATCACGCGGCCATCACGCCGATATCGGCGGGCTGACGCCGGGCTCGATGCCGCCCTATAGCCGCACGGTCGAGGAGGAAGGCGTCCTCATCGACAATGTGAAACTGGTCGATCGCGGCATCCTGCTGGAAGCGGAGATGCGCCAGCTGCTGGGCTCCGGCAAATATCCGGCGCGCAATATCGACCAGAACATCGCCGATCTGGGCGCGCAGGTCGCTGCCAATGAAAAGGGTGTGCAGGAACTCCATCGCATGGTGGGGCAGTTCACCCTGCCGGTCGTGCAGGCCTATATGGGGCATGTAAAGGACAATGCCGCAGAACAGGTGCGCCGCGTCCTCGACCGCCTGACCGATGGCAGCTTCGCCTATGACATGGATGATGGGGCGGTGATCAAGGTCAGTGTCACCGTCGATCGCAAGGCGCGGCGGGCGAAGATCGACTTCACCGGTACCTCGGACCAGCTCGGCACCAATTTCAATGCGCCGGCGGCGGTGGCGAAGGCTGCCGTGCTCTATGTCTTCCGCACCCTCATCGACGACGACATCCCGATGAACCAGGGCTGCCTGGAACCGCTCGACATCGTCATTCCGGATGGCTCGATGCTGAAGCCGAAATATCCGGCGGCTGTCGTGGCCGGCAATGTCGAGACCTCGCAATGCATCACCGATGCGCTTTATGGGGCGATGGGGGTGATGGCGGCGGCCCAGGGCACGATGAACAACTTCACCTTCGGCAATGCGCGCCATCAATATTACGAGACGATCTCCGGCGGGTCGGGCGCCGGGCCGGATTTCAACGGCACCGATGCCGTGCAGACCCATATGACCAATTCGCGTCTGACCGACCCGGAGGTGCTGGAATTCCGCTTCCCCGTGCTGCTGGAGGATTTCCATATCCGGCGCGGCAGCGGCGGCAGGGGGCAGTTTCGCGGCGGCGACGGTGTGGTGCGCCGGGTCCGCTTCCTGGAACAGATGACCGCCGGCATGCTGTCCGGCCACCGCGTGGTGGCGCCCTATGGCCTAAAAGGCGGCGGCGAGGGTCAGCTGGGGCGGAATTCCGTCATTCGGACGGATGGGCGGGTGGAGGTGCTGAAAGGCACCGACGGCGCCGAAATGTCGCCAGGCGATGTCTTTCTTGTCGAGACGCCGGGCGGCGGGGGGTATGGTAAGGGTTAA
- a CDS encoding aminopeptidase P family protein: protein MVTSPDSACRETYQGDEALSGLLKKHQAHVNINALTELLPGIGAAPAGERPDAWIDLVVENPSPALVAQLQAFRRDRESREPVTQTPPIAARLALLRAALARRGLAGFIIGRADEHQGEYVPKNAERLNYVSGFTGSAGMAVVLADKAAIFVDGRYTIQVKEQVDPSLYIYRHLVTEPADGYIAAEAKKGDKIGFDPRLFTPDQAQRFRAAANKVGAELVAVDSNPVDEIWAGRPADPISAVLPHDLKFAGQGTAEKRRTLAAKLKAEGKAAAIISGPDSLCWLLNIRGADVPRTPFALGFAILHDDARVDLFMDRRKLTPQTLAHLGNEVAVASPDSFADGLTTLGAGKSVVAIDAATASEWVHDKLAKSGARVTVAECICALPKAAKNAVEVQGSRNAHTRDGAAVARYLAWLSHAAPKGGLKEIEASDKLASFRHPNEYFRNLSFDSISAAGPNGAICHYHAMPETQREIPVNSLYLIDSGGQYLDGTTDITRTVAVGTPTQEMKDCFTRVLKGHIALGTARFPRGTTGSALDALARRPLWEVGLDYDHGTGHGVGSYLSVHEGPQRISKVPNRTALEPGMIISNEPGYYKEGEFGIRIENLVVVQESKAFPDMLEFETLTLAPIDLNAIEKSLLTESEITWLNAYHVRVREALAPQLSGDDLAWLQQATRAI, encoded by the coding sequence ATGGTAACCTCCCCGGATTCAGCCTGCCGCGAGACCTATCAAGGGGATGAGGCTCTCTCTGGACTGCTTAAAAAACACCAAGCCCATGTGAATATTAACGCTCTTACTGAACTTTTGCCGGGGATCGGCGCCGCGCCGGCGGGTGAGCGGCCCGACGCCTGGATCGACCTGGTGGTGGAAAACCCCAGCCCGGCCCTGGTTGCCCAGCTGCAGGCCTTCCGCCGCGACCGCGAATCCCGCGAGCCGGTCACCCAGACCCCACCGATTGCCGCGCGTCTCGCTCTGCTCCGGGCGGCTCTTGCCCGCCGAGGCCTCGCCGGCTTCATCATCGGCCGGGCCGATGAGCATCAAGGGGAATATGTTCCTAAGAACGCCGAGCGTCTCAACTATGTGAGCGGCTTTACCGGCTCGGCCGGCATGGCGGTTGTCCTGGCCGACAAGGCGGCGATCTTCGTCGACGGGCGCTACACCATCCAGGTGAAGGAGCAGGTCGACCCCTCGCTCTATATATATAGGCACCTCGTGACCGAGCCGGCCGATGGCTATATCGCCGCCGAAGCGAAGAAGGGCGACAAGATCGGTTTCGACCCCAGGCTGTTCACCCCGGACCAGGCGCAGCGCTTCCGGGCCGCCGCCAACAAGGTCGGCGCGGAACTGGTGGCCGTCGACAGCAACCCCGTCGATGAGATCTGGGCCGGCCGCCCGGCCGACCCGATTTCCGCCGTGCTGCCCCACGATCTCAAATTTGCGGGCCAAGGGACGGCCGAGAAACGCCGGACGCTCGCTGCCAAGCTGAAGGCGGAGGGCAAGGCAGCGGCCATCATCTCAGGCCCGGATTCTCTCTGCTGGCTCCTCAACATCCGCGGCGCCGATGTCCCGCGCACACCGTTTGCCCTGGGCTTTGCCATCCTCCATGACGATGCCCGCGTCGATCTCTTCATGGACCGCCGCAAGTTGACACCGCAGACCCTCGCCCATCTCGGCAACGAGGTCGCAGTGGCATCACCGGATTCTTTCGCCGATGGCCTCACCACGCTGGGTGCTGGCAAGAGCGTGGTCGCCATCGACGCCGCCACGGCCTCCGAATGGGTCCATGACAAGCTCGCCAAATCAGGTGCCCGCGTAACCGTCGCTGAATGCATCTGTGCCTTGCCCAAGGCCGCGAAGAACGCGGTCGAGGTACAGGGCTCGCGCAACGCCCATACCCGCGACGGCGCCGCGGTCGCGCGCTATCTCGCCTGGCTCAGCCATGCCGCGCCCAAGGGCGGCCTCAAGGAGATCGAGGCCTCGGACAAGCTGGCCTCGTTCCGCCACCCCAACGAATATTTCCGCAACCTCTCCTTCGATTCCATCTCCGCCGCCGGCCCCAACGGCGCCATCTGCCACTATCATGCGATGCCGGAAACCCAGCGCGAGATCCCGGTCAACTCGCTCTACCTCATCGATTCCGGCGGGCAGTATCTCGACGGCACGACGGACATCACGCGCACGGTTGCGGTGGGCACGCCCACGCAGGAGATGAAGGATTGCTTCACCCGCGTGCTGAAGGGCCATATCGCTTTGGGCACCGCGCGCTTCCCGCGCGGCACGACCGGCTCAGCCTTGGACGCGTTGGCGCGTCGTCCCTTGTGGGAAGTGGGCCTTGATTACGACCACGGCACCGGCCACGGCGTCGGCTCATACCTCTCGGTCCATGAAGGCCCGCAGCGCATCTCAAAGGTGCCAAACCGCACGGCCTTGGAACCCGGCATGATCATCTCGAACGAGCCCGGCTATTACAAGGAAGGCGAATTCGGCATCCGCATCGAGAACCTCGTCGTGGTGCAGGAAAGCAAAGCCTTCCCGGATATGCTGGAGTTCGAAACGCTGACGTTGGCGCCGATCGATCTCAATGCGATCGAGAAATCGCTGCTGACGGAAAGCGAAATCACCTGGCTGAACGCCTATCACGTCCGCGTGCGTGAGGCGCTGGCGCCGCAGCTCTCAGGCGATGATCTCGCCTGGCTGCAGCAGGCAACGCGCGCGATCTAG
- a CDS encoding DUF1127 domain-containing protein gives MNRIVINQNVTSHGLQTPAVASREIGFAAFARFGKALTDTARRIYARTQLENELYGLDDRSLNDIGVARGAIPALVRDALPHGEEGNLFAEFSRLVVNGVMRPAIDWNRRRKARATLAALDDRLLADIGLARHEIDAHVARLSGAINGPLPAAVAAMEEDVTAPLKAWSAARATVKELSRLTDRQLMDIGVIRGDISDLAGDLAERGLAANTNMQASAPKAA, from the coding sequence ATGAATCGGATCGTGATCAATCAGAACGTGACGTCGCATGGGCTGCAAACGCCCGCCGTCGCTTCCCGTGAAATTGGTTTTGCCGCGTTTGCACGCTTCGGCAAGGCCCTCACCGACACGGCGCGCCGCATCTATGCGCGTACCCAGTTGGAAAACGAACTTTACGGCCTCGATGACCGTTCGCTGAACGACATCGGTGTTGCCCGTGGCGCCATCCCGGCCCTGGTCCGTGATGCCCTGCCGCATGGTGAAGAAGGCAATCTGTTCGCCGAATTCAGCCGCCTGGTCGTCAACGGCGTCATGCGCCCGGCGATCGACTGGAACCGCCGCCGCAAGGCGCGCGCGACCTTGGCTGCTCTCGACGACCGTTTGCTGGCTGATATCGGTCTCGCCCGCCATGAGATCGATGCCCATGTGGCCCGTCTCTCCGGCGCCATCAACGGCCCGCTCCCCGCGGCTGTCGCGGCGATGGAAGAAGACGTCACCGCCCCGCTGAAGGCCTGGTCGGCCGCGCGCGCGACGGTGAAGGAATTGTCGCGCCTGACCGATCGCCAGTTGATGGATATCGGCGTCATCCGCGGCGACATCAGCGACCTCGCCGGCGACCTCGCCGAACGTGGCCTCGCTGCGAACACCAATATGCAGGCTTCTGCCCCGAAGGCTGCCTAA
- a CDS encoding 50S ribosomal protein L11 methyltransferase — MKTNVKLYAVNVDFDFKPEPAWRLALEEALEPFGEALVSFETDGGKGWHIEVIGQEKPAAVAVKAALKPFGKLATTIGLVPDKDWLAESRKGLAPLRMGPFYIHGEHDRGRAPKGTIPLEIDAGMAFGTGRHETTSGCVKALLRLSKSMKVKKALDIGTGTGILAFATHHLFHLPVLAGDNDKDAVRVARENAAINGLKKSIRIVTSDGYRAAAIRNGGPYDLVTANILANPLISLAPDLAKNLARNGRAILSGLLKTQEKDVLAAHAAVGLELDFRLRQNDWSVLVLKRKAKK, encoded by the coding sequence ATGAAAACCAACGTGAAGCTCTACGCCGTCAATGTCGATTTCGACTTCAAGCCGGAACCCGCCTGGCGCCTCGCTCTCGAGGAGGCGCTGGAACCCTTCGGCGAAGCCCTGGTCAGCTTCGAGACCGATGGCGGCAAGGGCTGGCATATCGAGGTGATCGGGCAAGAGAAACCGGCGGCGGTGGCGGTCAAGGCTGCGCTCAAGCCCTTCGGCAAGCTTGCGACAACGATCGGCCTGGTGCCGGACAAGGATTGGCTGGCTGAAAGCCGCAAGGGCCTCGCCCCCTTGCGCATGGGGCCCTTCTATATCCACGGCGAACATGATCGCGGCCGGGCACCCAAGGGCACCATCCCGCTCGAGATCGATGCCGGCATGGCGTTTGGCACCGGCCGTCACGAGACGACCAGCGGCTGCGTCAAGGCCCTGCTGCGACTCTCGAAATCAATGAAGGTAAAGAAGGCCCTCGATATCGGCACCGGCACCGGCATCCTCGCCTTCGCGACTCATCATCTCTTCCACCTGCCCGTCCTGGCCGGGGACAATGACAAGGACGCGGTCCGCGTCGCGCGTGAGAACGCCGCCATTAACGGTTTGAAGAAATCGATCCGCATCGTGACGTCGGACGGCTACCGGGCGGCGGCGATCCGCAACGGCGGGCCCTATGATCTCGTGACGGCGAACATCCTCGCCAATCCGCTGATCTCGCTCGCGCCGGATCTTGCGAAGAACCTCGCCAGGAATGGCAGGGCCATTCTCTCAGGGCTCCTGAAGACTCAGGAAAAGGACGTGCTGGCGGCCCATGCGGCCGTTGGGCTCGAGCTCGACTTCCGCCTCCGCCAGAACGACTGGTCCGTGCTGGTGTTGAAGCGGAAGGCCAAGAAGTAG